A stretch of DNA from Actinomycetota bacterium:
TCCTTGATCACCTGGACCTTGCGATCCCCGGCCGCGAGGAGGATGACGTCGAACTCCGTCTTCTCGCCCTCCTCCGCAGCGGCCTCCGCGCCCTCGGGTGCCGGCCCGCCGGCCACCGCCACCGCCATGGGGGCCGCGGCGCTCACGCCGTACTTCTCCTCCAGGGCCTTCACCAGCTCGTTGAGCTCCAGCACGGTCATGGAATCGATGGCCTCGAGGATCTCCTCCATGCTCAGTTTCTTCTCCGCCAACTCTCACACCTCCGTAGATTCCACCATCTCTTTCATCGTCATCTTTCTCGTCGGGCCTGTCCGCCCTCGCGCCCCCCGTAGCGGACCCGGGGGCTGCGCCCTCACGCGGCCTCGGAGCGGGCCTCCGCCACCGCCCGCAGCGCGTACACCAGCTTGCGATACGGGCCGGAGAGCACGCCGCACAGCCCATATAGCGGCGCCTTGAACGAGCCCGCGACCTTGGCCAGGAGCACCTCGCGCGAGGGGAGGGTCGCCAGGCTCCTCACCTCGGCGTCCCCCAGCGCCCTGCCCTCCATAAACCCTCCTTTGAGGACGAATCTGGGGTTGGCCCGCGAGTACGCCACCAGCTCCTTGGCCACCGCCATGGGGTCGCCGGCCACGAAGGCCGCCGCCACGGGGCCCACCAGGAGCTCTCCCATAGCCTCGTATTCGGTGTCCTTGATGGCCAGCAGGGTGAGGGTGTTCTTGAGCACCCGCAGCTCCGCGCCCATATCCCGCAGCTTGAAGCGCAGCTCGTTTATCTCCTGCGCCGTCAGCCCGGTGAAATCGGCGAGGAAGACCACCCCGTGCGAGAGGAACCTCTCCCGGATGGACTCTACCTTCGCCACCTTATCCGGCCTTGCCATGCTTCCCTCCTTTCCTCGCCTCACGGGCTCCGACCCGTGGCAGGAAAACGCCCCCCGCGAAGCGCGAGGGGCGGCAAATAACAGCTGCTCCTGCCTCCGCGGGCATACATTAAGTCCTTGCCGGACACCCGCTTCTCGGGCTCAACGGCGAAAAGTTACCACGCTTGAAGGCGGGTGTCAAACGCGCCCGCCTTCCGGGTCCCCGTCTCAGGCCACCACCGTTTGCCGCCGGCGCGCCGTGGCCTCACGCGGGATCACGCGGATTGCGCGGCCTTCTCCTCGCCCAGCACGTCGCGCACCACCATGGGATCCACCCTGATGCCGGGCCCCATGGAGGTGGTCATGGTGATGTTCTTGATATACTTTCCCTTCGCCGCCGCGGGCTTGGCGCGGATGACCTCCTCGAGCACGGC
This window harbors:
- the rplL gene encoding 50S ribosomal protein L7/L12 gives rise to the protein MSMEEILEAIDSMTVLELNELVKALEEKYGVSAAAPMAVAVAGGPAPEGAEAAAEEGEKTEFDVILLAAGDRKVQVIKEVKTITGLGLKEAKALVDESPKPVKEKVSRDEAERIAEQLRDAGAQVEIK
- the rplJ gene encoding 50S ribosomal protein L10 yields the protein MARPDKVAKVESIRERFLSHGVVFLADFTGLTAQEINELRFKLRDMGAELRVLKNTLTLLAIKDTEYEAMGELLVGPVAAAFVAGDPMAVAKELVAYSRANPRFVLKGGFMEGRALGDAEVRSLATLPSREVLLAKVAGSFKAPLYGLCGVLSGPYRKLVYALRAVAEARSEAA